The DNA window AGTGTGCTTCAAATGCTGGCACCCGGGAGACAGTGGAGGCAGATCAGATGTCAGTCATGGACATaaaatgatgtcacagatgACTTTTTCCACCGATCAAAGCAGAGGATGATGACACACCTCCCAGTGTGGGAAACGCTGTACAGTGTGTTCTGGGCAGTAGTACTAAAGGCCTGCGGAAACTGTCTACTGGGTAAACAGAGTGTGACCTTGCGTAGCACATCTTCTGACCATCTTTCAGTTTGTCACATTAAAAtgatagagagaaaaaaattcacCCCATTTCATTAAATGCCTATGTTGTGccttgtgttattattgtaGTGATATATACCAAACATAGTTTGATCCATTTTTACTGAACTgcagtaaaaaagaaacaagagtCCTGCACATCTGACTAATGATCTTCATAGCATGCTCCACAGAAGCTGAAAATAATTGGCCACTACGCCAGAGGCAATAACTGTGATGTACAATATTAAGGAAATGATGGCAGCAAATTACAAGTGCTTGGATGCCATTTGACTAGCATTTACCCAGGATGCTCTTTGCTTTTgactggataaaaaaaaaaatcaatgatacattatttattataatttattattgtcaAATACTCAATACAACATATAATGTATTCAAAGATTTATATAATATTGATTATGTTAGAGCTGTTCTAATCACTGGTAATGCGCTGGGCCCAGTATCAAGAATCCAGCACCCTGCAGCCCATGCCATGAAAATGAAGACTCTTcaagaaattaagaaattaataaGACTCTTACCCTTATTTCCTCATACGCCTTTTCCACAGTCGTGACTTCATGGTCCTGATGTTCACCAGAAAGTTTATCCTCAGCTGAAATTGGGCACCGGCAGACCAAACAGAAGGTGTTTAAGCTTTCTCTTTTCAAATCGGTTTCGACCATTTCAGCCTCAGACAGGGGGATTCCATCCAAGGATTCAATGATTTCATAGTCTGCCTCGAGCCCTTGATCTCTATCGACCTCTTGCATGGAATCAAGGGCTTCATCGGGAAGTTCCGGGGATTCTGTCTCTTTGACTACTTCAGTCTCCAGTTTTGGAAGCTCGCTTGCCTCTTGCTGGGTGATGATATCATAATCCAGTTCTGCGGCCACTTCCTCGTCATGGTGTAGAAACTGGAACGGCTCAGGTGCTGAGAGCATGGCCTCATGACCAAAGGCAGACAGGTCCTCCTGAGGGGAGAAACTCCTGAGCGGAGGCCTCaggccttcctcctcctccccttcttcTTCCTCCACTGCTTCAGCCATAACCAATGGGGACAGCCTAAGCAAcatcctctctcttttttcagcGAGTCCTGAATCGGGTTTTAACTGATTATCTCTGTGCCACTCATGAATATTTAGAagctctctgtctgttcccCTATGAATTTGAGCTTTCTGTGCTTCTCCCACTGCTTCAGTAGAATTCCTCCCATCATCAAGAAACAGGAGCCCATTGTCCTCCGGCAAAatggcctcctcttcctctttgatCAAATAAGTGTTGCCATCTTCAGATGTTCTGTGTGGAAACTGAGGTTCTACCTTGGATGTCTGTTCAGTTTCTGACATTGAGACATCCTGTTCAACCAGGTCCTCTCTTGCTTCTATTGCTGAAACTGGGTGCTTTTCTTTAACCTCTTCCTCTGTTGTGACTACACAAATATCTTCTGgaggttcattttttaaattaacttcaTCCTTGCTCTCCACATCTGCAGCAGTTGTATCACCTCttgaaatgtcactgacagAGGTTATTTCATGTGATAAGCATTCTGGCTCCTCACTTTCAGTTTTGATCTTTTCATCAGGTTCCACAACTACATCTGTTGCTTCAGCTTCCTGATCTACATGTTCTTGTTCAGCtctcatttgaatattttcactgtCAGTGACAATTTCCTTGTGTACACTTTCAGCCCTCTTAACATCTACTGATTCTTCCACCTTTTCTTTAACAATTTCCTTGTCGGTGACTGCTtctatttgaatattttcactgtCAGTGACGATTTCCTTGTGTACACTTTCACTCCTCTCAACATCTACTGATTCTTCCACCTTTTCTTTGGCAATTTCCTTGTCGGTGACTGCTtctatttgaatattttcactgtCAGTGACGATTTCCTTGTGTACACTTTCACTCCTCTCAACATCTACTGATTCTTCCACCTTTTCTTTGACAATTTCCTTGTCAGTGACTGCTtctatttgaatattttcactgcCAGTGACAATTTCCTCATGTACACTTTCACTCctctcaacatccactgattcCTCCACCTTTTCTTTGGCAATTTCCTCGTCAGTGACTGCTtctatttgaatattttcactgtCAGTGACAGTTTCCTCACGTACACTTTCACTCTTTTTAACATCTACGgactcttcctctttttctttggcAATTTCCTCATCAGTGactgttttaatttgaatattttcactgtCAGTGACAATTTCCTCATGTACACTTTGACTCCTCTCAAAATCTATTGattcttcctccttttctttgGCAATTTCCTCATCAGTGACTGCTTCTATCTGAATAGTTTCACTGTCAGTGACAATTTCCTCATGTACACTTTCACTCCTCTCAATATTTACTGATTCTTCCACCTTTTCTTTGGCAATTTCCTCATCAGTGACTGCTTCTATCTGAATAGTTTCACTGTCAGTGACAATTTCCTCATGTACACTTTCACTCCTCTCAATATTTACTGATTCTTCTACCTTTTCTTTGGCAATTTCCTCATCAGTGACTGCTTCCTCGCAGGTCTCTTCTGGCTTAACAACTGTCAAGTCAGGGACTATTTCTTGCTGCATAATTGCAATCTCCTGATCTATAGCCTCCCCTTTAGTTCTGTTAATTTCATCAGTGTCTGGGACTGCGCTTTCGAGACAGTGAGCTATACCTGATTCCTTGTTTGTATCTTCTACAGATTCCCTACCACTGGCTATTTGTTCACATGTTTCTTCAGATGTTACGACTATAATTTCAGGGGCTATTTCTTGATCCATAATTTCAGTCTCCTGATCTACTGCAGCTTCATCAGATTTTATCAGATTTTCTTCTTTGCTGGGGGCTATTTCCTCACATATGGTTTCAGGACTTATAGCTACCTCTAGTCCTTCTGTTGTATCTGTGACCGTTTCCTTAACACTGGCTTTTTTCTCAGATATTTCTTCAGGTTGAAATTCTATTTCCTTCTCTGCCAGACGATCTGAAGGCTGAGTGCTCTCAATCTCTTTCTCCTTATCCTCAACTGGTTTTTCAACATCACACACCTCTGGactctttctccctgtcatGTCTACTTCCTCCTGCTGAATAGCCATCTCTGAATCTTCGGTTTTGTCCTCCGACATCTTGTTGACTGACTCACAGACTTCACGTGGACTTGGGCTTCTCCTAAAACTTTCTGTACtttctcccttttctttttcctccttaatatcatcctcttcctctacaCGTGTTAGGCAGCCCGTGAGCTCAAATACGCTTTGTGACCATATCAATCTGCCCCCTTCAGGAGGATCATCTGCAACAGGCACATCCTCAGTCACAGGAGTCTcgtcttttaaaataaacttttccaAATACCCGCTTGCATCGTCAGAGTCAGACAGCCGTCTTTGGAAAGACTTCTCAGAGACCACACTCTCCACGTCCGAAAAttcctcttccttctttctAACACCCACCGCATCCTCGTAGAGATCTGTGTAGTGGAATGACATTGCAGGCGGCTCCTCAAGAAGAATGGGATCTATGATTTTTGGTGGTCCCGAGGGCAGGAAAATTGGTGTAAGAATAGTCTCTTCACTGCCAAACAAGGCTGAACCACTCTCCTTCACAGGACATTTTGAAGGTTCTCTCTCGTCTACACTGTCTTCTTCCTCATTCTCAAATTGCCTGTTGACGTCATGTTCGTCATCGCGTCCACTGCCATAAAACACTTCATCGAGATGCTCGCTCGCTATTTCAACGtcagtaacaaaaacaaaggtgtcATCAGACAGGCCATCGCCAGCTTTCTCGTAATTTTGGGAAGTTTTGTTTGCTTCAGTTTCACTCATTTCCAGTTTCTCCTCTGCGTCGACACTTTCACCCGGAATATGCTCATCCAACAATGTAAATTTCTCAAAATAATCCATGTCAGTGGCTCCATCCTTCTTTTTATCAGCTGTGTCCTCAGTAGAGGCAGGGACAGAGGGCTCAACATTAACGGTTTCCACTTGTATTATTACCTGGCCGTTGTCTTCTATTTGTATAATGTTAGCACTGCTTTCCATTGCTTGTGtttcttcttgtgtttgttcatATTTTGGAGTTGATTTAATCCTTGGGTTCTCCTCCAAGTAAGATAAGTTATCTGCCAGTTCAGTGCTGTCCTCTTCATCGACTGTAGGAAGTCTTGAAGGTACTACAATGTTAAGTATCTCATAGCCCTCAGAGACAAGGCTAAATAACTCCTGTTCTTTATCCATTTTCGACTCACCATTTTCATCTGTGTTTGCAGGTCTTACATTAGGTACCGAAACCTCCGTCATCAATGGTCTTTCGTTTCCACCTGGGAAATTTCTGGAAGATGGCCTTTTCAATCTTTCTCCAAGCTTGCCTCTGccgctcttttttttccttttcctgatGATTTTGTCCTCGTCCATGATGATCACAATTTTTCCCTGAGTTCCAGAGCCCTCCAGGCTGTAGGCCTCTGACGTGGAGCTGGCTTCAGAGGCCCAGGGGGTGGAGCAGCGACTGGAGGCCGTCTCCCACACAATCCCACTGTCCTCGCTCTGCACTGTCACCATGGAGAAGGAGGGGTCCATCATGACACACTGGAGCTTTGGCTTTACGGATTCATCCTGCACTATCTGCTTTAAACTGCAACAAAAGCaacagaaggagagagcaggTTAATGGCAatggtttaattttttattaggGTAGCGTGCCACGGTTCATCCAGGGAACTGCTGCGATCATTTTGCTCAATTCATATGTGCAATAGCATTTGTACCCCGTTGGGCATCTTGTTAGCTTTTAAATATGTACTGTTGGATTAAAGATGGATTTATTGTACTTTCATAATTGTACTTGCATAAAGCAGCCAGTGATTTACAGTTACAACCTGGGAAGGTCCAATTCCTATGTAGGAATTTAAGAAGAGATGATACCTTGGAATTTTTAGTAGTTTCATAATTTATCTCATGACAGAGTACTGTacaactgattttatttttgtttttttgccctttAAATAAGAGTAATTTAactacaaatattatttttaaagttaagaGACTACTATTCTTGTAGGTGCCTGAGTAAATAATTTAGTCATAGTCACAGGCAAGTACTAAGTGTGGACTTGGTCTGCAGGGTTCTCTGTAGGTACAGGCGATATAGCAGGGACATCACAGGCTTGCATATATCGGAGGGAAAACATAACCTACATTTTGGAGCAGTCAGTAAAGACACTCCTTACACACACCAGATGGGACCAGCATACATAAAAAAGGTACAATTGGCTTGATCCCACCTGAAGCAAGGCATGCTGACTAATGCTGCATTAGCTGCAGATATGTCAGGCACCCACAGGGTATTAATCTGGTTTGCAACTTCTGCAATTTCTGGCACAATATTTACCTATATTTTGATTTCCATTGGCCTACCCATTAAAAACTTTAACTCAGAAAGAGTAATGAGGAGACTTAAAATGTGGTAATGTAGTTCCTAGCATGAGATTGATTGCACCACAGCAGGTTTCAAAAAACTGAAAGCTTGGTAACTGTTGTAAACAGGTGGGGGTGAGTGGTTAAGTAATGATCCATAGATGCTAGACTTGCATCTGGCAGGGCTTGTAAGTGATCTGAATTATGAAAGGTTAACACAGTGCGCTGGAAGGCCTAAATGCATGTGAtattaaataacattattaaGGCTGTGTGCAATGTACCCCTCTCACACTTTTTACCATCTGCCCCTCGTCACGTTTCTGTTGTTCAGAACCatcaccaccacgctgtatctcttctctcctttctcatCAAAACCACTTGAACGTAGAGCATTTAATCATGGTTCTCACTTTCCACTGAACTGCAGGAGcagctagtttgctttcatggATGGACAGGCTATGGAAATGGATATTCTCTCAGTGAGTGTGCTGCTCTACTGAGTGAGATTGGCTTGTCTTTCGAGGGCCTTGTATTCAAATCTGTTATGTCTGAGAAAAGCATTTCCCCATTACTCTAATCCTAGTAATGGATTCCACAATGTACACATAGATCGTCCTACAAAACACAAGTAAGGATAGCAGCTGAGTGCATGCACATATTAATAATCGTAGTTTActacttttaatatttaaaagtttACTAGGTTGGtctaaaaacctacaggatgacaCCACACGGTGTATCATATCCATCACAATGCATTGTTTTGCATATATAGGGACCTAGATATATATTGAAATGAGCCATTTGCATGTATTCAATCACAATTCCACTACCACTTGCACAAGCGAAGCCTCCgtttaataaagataaaataaaaagtgtctTATTTCAATATCTTCCCCATTACACAGTTGtattgaaccattttacatttatataaggCCAAATTGCCTTAACAATTGATTCAGGTTTAACAACATGTTTCACTGCACAACCATAACAACATGTCTCAGGATTCAAACCATCTTTCTGTGCAAGGCTTTAATATTCGAACCCCGACATACCCTGTTTTTATCAACTGCTACCATCCCTTAGGTGTACACCCAACACTTTCTAATcaagcaacagaaacagaaaagaggTTTCATAGTCGTAAACTACAAATTAGTAAATTAGTCAAATCAATTTACTAATTTGTAAATTGGCGAGTAAATGCAAGCTAGTTCgacagtgaaaatatttcaattagcctacctgttgCGGAGCTCCTCGACCTCATCTTCCTCGTCGTTAACATCTTCCCCAGATGGGTCATCCTGTGACTCTGTGATAGAAATCTCGGACTCGATCCTGTCACCATCTTCTTGTAAGTTATTATCCATTTTaccgtttttgttttatttcagtttccttTAAGCCCCTTTTTGTCCTCTGGAGTGTGGCTCTAGAATTGTCATTCCAAGTTGGACGCTCTCCGTGTCTGAATCAGCTCACTCTAGAAATAGAAACGAAGTCGACCGTATTCCCCTGTCCTGCTGGGGGTGTTCGTTATATGAAAAATGCCACTGGGTCTCACTGCCCCCTATGTTTATCATTCTACCCCAGCATCGCCTCGACGGTCATGCTGTAAGTCGCGCACAAATAATAGGTTTACAAGAGTGATAACTGCCATTCACGACCTAAAGTACTTCTGGAAAATGCATATGTTCTTGTTAGTAACTAGACCGGTGTTTGATAGTATACCTCTGTGCTGAGATGAGGTGGACTTCCAAGTGTCACAAAACACCGCGCAACCCAACTTTAAAGATCCATTTTCCTACCCTGTGCTAAAAATATAACTGCGCTCTACCACCAGGCTATCTACACTATGCGGGACTCATAAAATTTTGTGTAACTAGTAGAGTGAAAACAAAACGAGAACACAACAATAAAAGCACAGCGGAGACGTCATTGTTTGTCTTTGgggaaaatatcaaaatgtattcatgcaaTACTATTAGTAGTAGAACAAAAGGAGAGATTGTGACTTCGTGAAGAACGTCACCTCCGACCATATTCTACCTTGCACAAAACGTAGATGtctttcaaataattaaataatttcaattaaatcatTGAGCTCTCTGGAAACATAATTTCCCACCGCATACAATGTAATTGAAGTTGATGTgttaaaaaacatgttaaaaatgaataacCATACACATTTTTTATCGAATGTTTACGCACTATGTGCGCACAACGCGGATCAACAGAATCgaagcaaaacttttttttttttccaattacaGCTGCACTGAAGGTCTTGAAATTCTTCCAATGAAGTGGTAACTAAAGCGAAGCCCAAAAGTTatagaacacattttaatgttacTGCAATTTGATCTCGTCAcataagtgattttttttctttctgatatATACCTGACCAATGACAATAACATCAAAATAATACAAGACATTTTCGaagagttttaaaaatacacccaCTGCAATCCAATGTGCATAGCCTAGTAAAGGCCATATTCGTTTACATATTGGTAGTGGTCCACGTACAGTATCTTTTTTTGCATCAGTAAAAACTAGCTTCACATTGAATCTCTGACTCAATGCAAAATGAGTACCTGTCCAGAACACCCCAGCTATGACTAAGGTTGCTCATTTACCTTCAGAAGAAGGTCCCTTATCCAGGGGTGCGGAAGTGTGAAACATACTCCTTCAGGATGCTTTTACAGAAAACATGAAGATATGGACATTCTGTGGCTGTACAGGGCACTGATTTTACtgtgatgttatttatttatttactttttgtttgtttgttagaaAATAATCCATACTATTGAAATAGTATCAACGTGCTATCCTGTGATTTTGGTTTATCGTCCATAAATTTATCAGCAGACATAAATAATTAGTTTTAAGATAAGTTTGTGATGCATCATTGTCTTTTTATGGGGATTCCTTTAATCTAGGCAATTAAAGTCAATCGAGTCAGTTTCCACTGCAAatctactatatatatatatatatatatatatatatataaaatgtataattgcaGTGATCATATAACTAGTGATGATGTGCAAGCACTGCAAGCAAATAATCTTTGCTTAAATTCAATACTGGAtgttcaggggaaaaaaaaacaccagaacaaACGATCAAATCCCCTGGATTACACCGTCTTAATATTCAtcgacacacactcactcttccCTAATAAGACGGACCGTCAACAACGGCTGccgtggaggaggggggttaaAAAGCCCCAAATCCACTTGGATATGGTGGCATGCGGGCTTCATTTACAAGCAGCGCACTGCGCATAAACAAGCCATTCATCAAAGCCCTGCTGGTGTTGCCAAAGGCCGAATGTCAGAGCGTCACCTGCTGCCGTCGCTCTCTGCCTGCATGTGAAATGGAGGCCCGGAGGCTGGGATTTGGGGACTGAAAAGCAACACCGGCTTTCATTCTCAGGTGCATATCGAGCTCCCTTCAAGGTATAAGCCACCCCAGAGCTCATGTTAGAAAGGAATCGCTGCCCCACATCAGTCCGATTACACCCGGATTTTCAAGTGCTTGGTGTGATCTTTGATCCTCCAGGTGCTacacaaaagcataaaaaagttaaaaaagcaCTAATTTTTAAggctacccaccccccccagacaTATACATGTTTTGCTCATCTTTTCTCCAGGATAGGAATGTCACTATGTGTATCTCAATTATAAGAAGCTCTATAGGTGAACAAGTGAACAGCTACAGTAATGTATCAGCAGCTAAATGCTAATAGTGTGGCTTCCTGCTTTTAGCTCCTGGTACTGGTACCTTTGTGAACTTATTGCTATAGTTTGTGCAGTTAAGGATAgtctgccagccaatcagggaatATCAAGGCATTTACTGTGCCCCTGCCAACCACAGTGTTGTCTTGGTGAGCCAAATGATGGTTACAGCTGTTTATAGACTTCATGGAAGAAAATAGAACTTTCCGACCTAGCTGTTTcaagtgtggaaaaaaatgttatatatatatatatatatatatatatatgcactgcAATATTTCAGActtatttagttttattatataaaataatgatattacagattaaaaaacaatacatttctggATCATAATATCTAtgtctttttctgatgaaagaacatgtattatttattactcCTGAGAATGTATGACGGTGAGACAGCACCGCTTGAGATTTGCGGCATGTTCGCTTTGAGTTTGCATTTACATTCAATgcaatattcattttgtttacagtttgaaattttttgaaaatgtatcttctattttcatttaatgttttcataaacTGGGATtaacaataacattaataaaaactaaaactaaaatcagCAGTCTGAAAACTGACAACCCCATGGCTGCTGTTGCCAATCTCTCTATTTAGATTTTCTTGGCATTTTTGCTTACATTTCAGTTTCTAATGTCTGACCTTCGTAATTATTCCGCAGATAATGTAAATGCCATATGCTTGGACTGTTTCCCTAATCAATGTTAAAGACTGTGCTAGTTTACCCAAAGGAATGGGGCTGGGAAATCCATCTGTTTCCCATAAGACTTCACAACACTGTGGCCTCCTCTGGAGCAGGTGGCTCTGCAAGCGCTAACTTTAAAATGCTAAAACCATCCTTTGAGTCAGCCCAGCTATAAGCAGTGTGAAGATgaaaaaagagtgaaagagtgtTCCTTGGGAAGATctctggagggtggggggaatgATACAAGAGCACTTCTCTCTgtggtactgtactgtactttgcACCACACAGTCTAAATACAAACTACCTGTCAGAGGTAATCCACCAATTACACTTGCATATTATCTCCTACaccagtgtccccatcactgctcTGTGGCTCAGTTGCAGCGGAGGGAAGATCACCCCCTAGTGGCCCACCAGCACCACTTCTAAAAGCAATGTAGcaattcttatccagagtgacatacacaacttttacatagcatttacattgcatccatttattcagctggatatatactgaagcaatgcaggttaagtaccatgctcaagggtacaacggcagtgacCTACAGTATCTGGGAATAGAACCTGTGACCTATAGGTTATGAAAAATTTGGAAATTAATTGCATAACATGGAAGggacttatatatatatatatgaatgtcATTTTAACAATGCTTGCAAAGCTAATATACAGTTGCTTCTTTATCTTATCAACTGACAGGAAGTTAAAATAGCATGgttgaagaaaaatatttatgcaatgAACTACAGTAATGGAACTGAATAAATgctatatttgtttttacatgttCCCTTTTTCCTTGAATATGCTGAAGTAACtaaacaataaacacacactataCTGAAGAAAAGTAAACACTGGAAGATCCACGTTCGTAGTTATAGTTTGATGCTAGCTCCCTCTACAGGTTAAAACAGAAACTATACATAAGCAGGCAAGTAGTTTAAACCTCAAAAACCTGCGTCAGCAATGGCATTCATTCTCAAACACACTGTTGTCAATGATATGACTAATCACACTGATTTTCTGGAAGAACAGATGTGCTTGTATGGTCCTTACTGGACCTATACAACCATAATTACGGTattaattgtgaaattaaagggaatgcaaacagaaatttgaaacgcacatatgcacacgcacacacacctacacacacacagacacacacgctcacacacacacagaatatacaAGAATATACATGTTTTTGTTCAACTGCCTTATCAGCTAGAAAATATAGAAGACCAAAAAAATGTCACCTctctaaattattttacaatctCTAAGCCTTTCCATGACTTCCCACAGTAACATTTGGCATGGGTAGTGTCACACAAGGGAAAAGGCAGGTCTTTTTTCATATTCCAAAGCAACAACATATGGGTTATACATGGGAGTCAGGCCCACTGGCAGTGCACCAGCTGGACTTCTGAAATTTACTGGATGTCTAAATGACCCTGTCCATGgcagatgaaaacagaaaattactGGATGCATTGATGCTGGAACACAACCATGTAATTTACTGGGTGGAGTGGGATATATTTGTGATAAGTAGTATCATGCTCGTCCAAACCACGAGGGGTAGTGGGAGACCTCTAAATGGCATCAGATTTAAAGCTCTGCTTCTTCAGGATGTTTTCCCTGGAAATTATCCACAGCAGTAAATCCATCTCCCGTTCAATCTTGGCactaaaaaaaatggaaagaaaaaaggaacaatataaaaagcaaacaatgcTTAATGTCAGAAAACCTACAAAATAAAGGGAGTATGTAAGAATTTAGGATCATTTTTGAATCTAGAATAAGAATTTTCAATCTCCAATAAGACTGGATCTTCTTGCCATGCTGAACATTC is part of the Anguilla anguilla isolate fAngAng1 chromosome 10, fAngAng1.pri, whole genome shotgun sequence genome and encodes:
- the cmya5 gene encoding cardiomyopathy-associated protein 5 isoform X2, whose protein sequence is MDNNLQEDGDRIESEISITESQDDPSGEDVNDEEDEVEELRNSLKQIVQDESVKPKLQCVMMDPSFSMVTVQSEDSGIVWETASSRCSTPWASEASSTSEAYSLEGSGTQGKIVIIMDEDKIIRKRKKKSGRGKLGERLKRPSSRNFPGGNERPLMTEVSVPNVRPANTDENGESKMDKEQELFSLVSEGYEILNIVVPSRLPTVDEEDSTELADNLSYLEENPRIKSTPKYEQTQEETQAMESSANIIQIEDNGQVIIQVETVNVEPSVPASTEDTADKKKDGATDMDYFEKFTLLDEHIPGESVDAEEKLEMSETEANKTSQNYEKAGDGLSDDTFVFVTDVEIASEHLDEVFYGSGRDDEHDVNRQFENEEEDSVDEREPSKCPVKESGSALFGSEETILTPIFLPSGPPKIIDPILLEEPPAMSFHYTDLYEDAVGVRKKEEEFSDVESVVSEKSFQRRLSDSDDASGYLEKFILKDETPVTEDVPVADDPPEGGRLIWSQSVFELTGCLTRVEEEDDIKEEKEKGESTESFRRSPSPREVCESVNKMSEDKTEDSEMAIQQEEVDMTGRKSPEVCDVEKPVEDKEKEIESTQPSDRLAEKEIEFQPEEISEKKASVKETVTDTTEGLEVAISPETICEEIAPSKEENLIKSDEAAVDQETEIMDQEIAPEIIVVTSEETCEQIASGRESVEDTNKESGIAHCLESAVPDTDEINRTKGEAIDQEIAIMQQEIVPDLTVVKPEETCEEAVTDEEIAKEKVEESVNIERSESVHEEIVTDSETIQIEAVTDEEIAKEKVEESVNIERSESVHEEIVTDSETIQIEAVTDEEIAKEKEEESIDFERSQSVHEEIVTDSENIQIKTVTDEEIAKEKEEESVDVKKSESVREETVTDSENIQIEAVTDEEIAKEKVEESVDVERSESVHEEIVTGSENIQIEAVTDKEIVKEKVEESVDVERSESVHKEIVTDSENIQIEAVTDKEIAKEKVEESVDVERSESVHKEIVTDSENIQMRAEQEHVDQEAEATDVVVEPDEKIKTESEEPECLSHEITSVSDISRGDTTAADVESKDEVNLKNEPPEDICVVTTEEEVKEKHPVSAIEAREDLVEQDVSMSETEQTSKVEPQFPHRTSEDGNTYLIKEEEEAILPEDNGLLFLDDGRNSTEAVGEAQKAQIHRGTDRELLNIHEWHRDNQLKPDSGLAEKRERMLLRLSPLVMAEAVEEEEGEEEEGLRPPLRSFSPQEDLSAFGHEAMLSAPEPFQFLHHDEEVAAELDYDIITQQEASELPKLETEVVKETESPELPDEALDSMQEVDRDQGLEADYEIIESLDGIPLSEAEMVETDLKRESLNTFCLVCRCPISAEDKLSGEHQDHEVTTVEKAYEEIRNKLSERISVLQERSENVTDLVSELELAYNSVEDHCKTSEQRLDEQNDEIMKMVMDQYNEMSQNMEEEKKAKLEQLYDRIVSFQESIDSAKEALEKSTKEIEETDPLTLETSSKDINTSLTTALDAALSLELTPSAFPLFEDYAKSPSGNGRKELKGIPVPQKPHLQPQEPNSATSTSVTVYWKVNEGDIIDCFQVYCMEEPQGAVSEEYRVTVKESYCTLEDLEADKCYKVWVMAVNYTGCSLPSEKLSFKTAPSVPVIDTEKCTVCWDSAIIRWSPTHPNAVESYTLEYCRQYACEGEGLRSISGIRECEQKVLLLASENYLFYIKAANSFGASEQSEAALISTRGTRFHLLPDSAPPALELSEDRATVYYHEEAFNQRANINECLSIQGELLPPRGYHYWETTVGSSDAYRIGVAYPETARDNPLGEDSTSWCIHCVPTATSCRFELLHDNAQTAIFTVEVPTRIGTLLDFIRGRLSFFNAQNGQLLGSHWHRFASGCQAVLALERPGALELHMVSEVPEFAKH